The proteins below are encoded in one region of Syntrophotalea carbinolica DSM 2380:
- a CDS encoding S41 family peptidase, which produces MFMTKGKRIGVFLLLTLVLGCWVANLFVGCSEAKTGTPYEELEQFTDVLTIIQKSYVEEVSMDKLIEGAINGMLGVLDPHSSYLSPDMFREMQIDTSGEFGGLGIEITLKEGVLTIVSPIEDTPADRMGLAAGDMIVKIGDRLTKDLSIMEAVKLMRGASGTQVTITIMREAFDKPREITLTREIIKVKSVKSRLLDDGFGYVRLAQFQERSGKDLKAALKTLRAENKGELRGLILDLRNNPGGLLEQAADVADLFLRQGLIVYTEGRIEDSRMRFEAHRMGTEADYPMVVLINGGSASASEIVAGALQDNRRAVILGTQSFGKGSVQTVISLENEAGLRLTTARYYTPSGSSIQAKGITPDIVVRPMALTEVQDGFSVREKDLDNHFEIEGKTQGEPENKQIPASPVSSDKIIEKDYQLLRALDLLKGWELLKGLNKTAA; this is translated from the coding sequence ATGTTCATGACGAAGGGAAAACGGATCGGCGTGTTTTTGCTGTTGACCCTGGTTCTGGGATGCTGGGTGGCGAACCTTTTTGTCGGTTGCAGCGAAGCAAAAACCGGCACGCCCTATGAAGAACTGGAGCAATTCACCGATGTTTTGACGATTATCCAGAAAAGCTATGTCGAGGAAGTTTCTATGGACAAGCTCATCGAAGGCGCCATTAACGGTATGCTTGGTGTCCTCGATCCACATTCGTCCTATCTTTCTCCCGATATGTTTCGCGAAATGCAGATCGATACGTCAGGCGAATTCGGCGGGTTGGGTATCGAAATCACTCTCAAAGAGGGGGTTTTGACGATTGTTTCCCCCATTGAGGATACTCCGGCAGACCGTATGGGACTTGCCGCCGGGGACATGATCGTCAAGATCGGGGATCGACTGACCAAAGACTTGTCCATCATGGAAGCCGTCAAGTTGATGCGCGGTGCCTCCGGCACTCAGGTTACCATCACCATTATGCGCGAGGCTTTCGATAAACCGCGGGAAATCACTCTGACCCGGGAGATCATCAAGGTCAAAAGCGTTAAATCGCGTCTGCTCGACGATGGTTTCGGTTATGTGCGGCTCGCCCAGTTTCAGGAGCGTTCAGGCAAGGATCTCAAAGCGGCTCTTAAAACCTTGCGAGCCGAAAACAAGGGTGAGCTTCGAGGCTTGATCCTTGATCTGCGCAACAATCCCGGCGGCCTTCTTGAACAGGCGGCGGACGTCGCCGATCTGTTCCTTCGCCAGGGCCTGATCGTTTACACCGAGGGACGGATCGAGGACAGTCGGATGCGGTTTGAAGCGCATCGCATGGGTACCGAAGCCGATTACCCCATGGTGGTGCTTATTAATGGTGGCAGCGCCAGCGCCTCAGAAATTGTCGCAGGCGCTCTGCAGGACAACAGACGTGCTGTTATTCTCGGTACCCAGAGCTTTGGTAAGGGTTCCGTGCAAACCGTTATTTCGCTGGAAAATGAAGCGGGTTTGCGTCTTACCACGGCGCGCTACTACACGCCCTCGGGTTCCTCCATTCAGGCCAAGGGGATTACGCCTGATATTGTTGTGCGACCGATGGCGTTGACGGAGGTCCAGGACGGTTTCAGTGTCCGTGAAAAAGATCTGGACAATCATTTTGAAATCGAAGGTAAAACTCAAGGTGAGCCGGAAAATAAACAAATTCCTGCGAGCCCGGTGTCGTCGGATAAGATCATTGAAAAAGACTATCAGCTGCTTCGGGCCCTGGATTTGCTCAAAGGGTGGGAATTGCTTAAGGGCCTGAATAAAACGGCTGCCTGA